CACAAAATACAAAGCTTGAAGTACTAAAAGCTTTTGTTGCAGGAAGCATTAATTTTAACGACGAATTTGCAGATCTTGGTCAGCCTATTTCTACAATTAATAAATTAGCAGAGCAGCAGGCCGATAAAACAGTTGAGTTGAATAAAGAAAATATAAAGGAAACTTTAGACTTAGCTAAAACTTATAAAACTTGTATCATAACAGTTGGGAATCATACTCTTGTAAAAATTACCAATTTTAACGATTGCAGTCCTAGTGGAGCCTGGGGTACATGTATGCCAATGGGAAAAGGCTATGTGCAAAAATCTGGTATTTTAAACGAGAAGAATGGCTATATTAAGAATATTATTGGTCGTCCGGCTTCGCAAAATATAAAAGCATATCTTTTTAAGTAATAGCTTAAGAAATTTAAAAATCCCCGATTTGTATTAAACAGTTCGGGGATTGTTGTATATCATTATTGATAGGAATAAATTTCGAAGGTAACCCGCCTGTTGCTGGCCCTGCTTTTGTTGTCGGTATTTGCCACCACAGGAAGTGATTCACCATGCGGAATTATAATTACCCGGTTATCGGGTACACCATTTAAAATCAGATAATTTTTTACAGTAATAAGTCTTTTATGTGCAAGCTCAATATTCGATTGCTTAGATCCAATATCGTCGGTATGGCCATGCATTTTTAAAATATACGATTCATCCATAAGCATCATTTTAATAACTGTTACCAGCTTTCGTCGGGAGTATTCTGTTAGTTGATATTTTCCGAATGCAAAATAAATATTCTCCAGATTATCTTCCATTTGTATTCGTTCCTCTTTTTGTTCCGGACAACCTTTATTTGCTGCAATACCAGGTGTTTCGGGGCATAAATCTTCACTGTCTACTACGCCATCGTTATCAGAATCGACAGGGCATCCGTACTTGTTTACGATATAGTATGGAGGAGTGTTTGGGCATTCATCAATAGTATCAGGCACACCATCTCTGTCTTTATCGGTAAGTTTATCGCTTTTTTCCATCTGTTCCAATTGATGGCGCAATTGATCTATTTTTTTGTACTTCTCGGCCAGCAAGGTTTTAAGAACGCTTAAGTCGTTGTTTAAAATACGATCTGGCTCTTTTCTGCTTTTCTTTTTTAGTTTATATCCGATAAGAAATTCGTGATTATTCGACGCATATCTTCCCGATTCCTGAATTCCGATATCATAAGAATATCCAAGAGTAAAATTTTGTAAGAACTGAATGCCTGCATTTAAACCAATTGAATAATTATCGCGATAGCTTAAACTAAACCAGGCTTTATCGGCAAGATTAGCAATTACATTTACATCGTACTGAAAAGGTGAATTGTTGGCATATCGTAGCATAAGGTAGGGAGTTATGCTAAGGTCTTTTACCTGTTTAATAGGGAATTTGTACGCTCCACTAAGCATTGCGTGTCTAACCAATTTATACGACGATTGTTGATTATTGCTACTGCCATTAACCGAGTTGTTTAATAACTGTGGTATTGTAAGGCCAATCATAAGGTTTTTATGGGTGTAATAGAATCCCATATTAGCCATAAATTCGGTGCTTTTATAATCGGTATTCATAAGGTAGGCATCGTCGGGATTTGCTACTATTTCAT
This genomic interval from uncultured Marinifilum sp. contains the following:
- a CDS encoding PorP/SprF family type IX secretion system membrane protein, which encodes MKKFYTRKNIIICLILFLACNCKTAKAQQVPLIDQYYINPTFYNPAAAGANGLFNAYLLRNQKFSGFDGGQVTHLFTADAALKDAKYGAGFNLTNDDIGIFNNTQASLSYSYQIELSTNHYLRLGLSAGISDFRLKMNEIVANPDDAYLMNTDYKSTEFMANMGFYYTHKNLMIGLTIPQLLNNSVNGSSNNQQSSYKLVRHAMLSGAYKFPIKQVKDLSITPYLMLRYANNSPFQYDVNVIANLADKAWFSLSYRDNYSIGLNAGIQFLQNFTLGYSYDIGIQESGRYASNNHEFLIGYKLKKKSRKEPDRILNNDLSVLKTLLAEKYKKIDQLRHQLEQMEKSDKLTDKDRDGVPDTIDECPNTPPYYIVNKYGCPVDSDNDGVVDSEDLCPETPGIAANKGCPEQKEERIQMEDNLENIYFAFGKYQLTEYSRRKLVTVIKMMLMDESYILKMHGHTDDIGSKQSNIELAHKRLITVKNYLILNGVPDNRVIIIPHGESLPVVANTDNKSRASNRRVTFEIYSYQ